The sequence ACAAAGTTTGTGCATTGTATattcaataattattttgaaacaaTGGACTGTGTTCGGTGGTCATCAGCAAGTCATGCCACAATGCAATTGTATGGAGATCCATTATACTGTTGCACCAATGAAGGAAACACATGGGAATTATATAACCTGATCTTTCAGTAAACATACTAAAGCCTCTTGTGTATCTTGATATAGTATTTTGTACTTACTAAATGAGCCAAACAAATGTAAGCTAAAGAAATTATTACAAACCAAAGAATGGCAAGAGATATTTATGCTACATGCCAAGCTGCTAAGATTAATAAACAGTAGAATGCTACAAGGATCTTAAGTTGATTATTGAGGTCATGCAAACCAGTCTATGTTTTGTGGTCAGCTAAGTGGCTAGTGGAGTTGTAAGTATTGAAGCTACAATGactagattttttaaattttacaatagaaAATTGTAGATTTATCAAAAACGGATATAGGGAAAATGAAAACCACAGGAAATTGAAAAGATAACAAATAAACGAACCCTCTTTCAAATTGAAATGGCAAGTTTGCAACTATTACCATGCAGTGTACAGCCACAATATTTTTTGGATCACTTGATAGCCATGAATGTACACTTTCACAGAAAATCTTGATCAGTTGGAGAGGGGGAACATGGTTGTCATCAAAAGGATATAACTCCACTCGGCCATCAAAATTTGATGGATCGTAAGTTTCTTCTATACAAAGATTGTAAATCTGCAAGATTCCATCAAAGAAACATTATATTTACAGAGAGAggggaagaaagagaaaaactcTATCAATAGTATAATGCCAACATTTGCCAAGTAAGCAAAAGTGAGGTGATATAATAGATGAGTCAGGGTTGAATGTGTGCACCTTATAATGACCCTGATGTGTCATGTCCAGCACAGACTTGACCTGCCAAAGAGGATTACGAAACATTGCTCGCATACGTTCTGCAGGGAATGACATTGCAAGCACACGATCTGTGATATATGACATGTCAAGATCATAACCAGCAACAAGCATGCGCCTTCGTTGCTTAGATACCATGTTACGGATGTAACAACTTGTGCTGATATAATTAATCAGATGATGCTGTATGGTAAGTTCTTCATCCTGCCCTGGCCCTTGCTTTGAAACTTTTAACCCCATTTGGCTAATTTGGCAAAGCAAATTATAGATGATAATATACCTgttgaagaaaatttaaatataaggTATCTGTCTATTCCGAACTATTAAGTCCAAAAGCATAGATTTTGGCTTTCCACAGTTATCAATATTTTTCTGAAAGTGACGAAAGTTCTCTTATCCAATTGACTAAAGTTAAAAAGGTCAAAATCAATGCACAAAACTCCCATTTTTGCAGAGTTAAGAGAAATGATTTGTAGGTAGCCTTACCCCAAGATGACTAGagttgtaggaaaaaaaattgctgaacTTATTGAATGTATGAGAAGCTCTATATCAGTCAAAGACAAACATTTTGATAAACCCGACCAACAATTTCGAGAGGATGGTTGGTCATCTTTAACTCTGTAATTGAGTAGGCTGAGGTGCTATGCATCATTTCTTTCTCTCAATAAATTCTTTATTAGctacttatcaaaatatataaataaataaaataaattctttattAGTTGCAGTATACAATTGCAGAGTCAATAAACATTCAGAAGCTTAGGGGATTTGACTATTTGAGGAGATATACCTATGATTTATCAATTGCGGCTGATCATCCATCTAAAAATAAAGTTCAACAGTGGCTAATCAAATCgcttcataaattttttttgatttattgagATGATTATCAAATCTTTTTTGGCTAAGGGTTGGGATTGGAACATCTTCATATTATGTCACAGGTCATTTAATGTCACTCACTATCCATTTGATCACTCTAGGAAATATGCAATACCTTGAAGAAACAGAACCACTGGAAGTCCCACCATGAAATGCCAAAATTGctttaaatttcaaaacaattccACATATTGTAATATCTCAAAGTAATTAGTGTCATTGTTATGAACGCACAAGAATAACGTAATAAGTATAACAAAACTTCTTTCAATGGTTAGTAATTCATCCACAAACCTCCCGCCTCTATAACTCTTATTTAAAACAATACGAacttcaataaaacaaaaataaaaatcataactttgaatcatttaaaaaaaaaaaaaaaagcttaaaactTTTTCATGTTccaaaactttctcaaaaatagaaCAAATTGGAGGACGTGAGTTCAAGATCCACTGGGTGCGCGTAACAATCATTAAACAAAGGAaaatgggcttttttttttctttttttttttaattattaaaaaaaaattgtacctgAGGTGAACATGAAGCTTGTGATTGAGTCACTTAGAAATACCCccaatgaaaaaagaaaaaagaaaaccgaGAGGGAAGAATAGAAGCAAATCCTAGGGTAAATGTATAGGAAATGATAAAACCCTAGAAAGTGCTATGTGAGAGATGAGGTAAGGGAGGGCGGGAGGTGAATATGAGCTCCTCCATATTTTGGGAGTCCCAAGAAAAAGATTGGAATTCATTTTGTGCTAATTTTGTACCTTTTTCCCTCAGCCCCAAATTTGGAGCAAATCCGGCCGAAAATTTTGCCccttcttttaattaattaaataaataaaagcaatgGATGAAATAACATATTTTGGATGACTATTtcgttttgtttttgttttttgtttttgaaaaaataaaataaaaaagcagaCCTTGACCGTTGGAATGAATGGCGGGGAGTTTTGGTTGTGCAGGGTAACTGAAAATGTTTAGGTCATGTTTGGCTGTTGGGACATGAAGTACCTCtcttaagggtttttttttttttttttttgggtaaaaagggtctttctttctttttaatttttattgaggAGAAAGTATGGTGGGAAATTATTAATAGAGAATCATAAATATGTTTCTTTAATAGTATTTTCGACTAAGTTAGAAATtagattctttaattttatcaattaaaatcctaaacttATGAAACCATTTCAATTTGAAGCCCTACCTATCTTAGTTATTCATTTATATCATTTTGGGCAATAACGAAGTAGAGACAATTTGTATTTCATCTATATAACCAACTTCAATTTTTTGGCAATCACTTTCTCACTCTACGCTAAATTTTATCTCTTAACTATCTTTATTCAATTTATACCAAATCAATTTATGAACAAATACTAAGTGAAGTAGAGTCTAAGCAATTAATGGTTTcccacttcttttttttttatgccccATTACAgcctaaatttaaaataatgaaaatggtcaaatatttcaaattaaaatgatttcataAATTTGAGACTAAAttgattatataaatatatatatatatatatatatatatattgtagggatGAAGGGCCCAAATAAGACTATTGGGCTGTGGACCGTGCCCGAGGACGTCAAATAGTTCGAGGACGGATAAGTACTAGCAAAGGCAGATAGATTATTGGGCCAAGGAAGAGGTCTGGTCATGATGAGCAGAAGACATTGTTTGAGGAGCAATCTCTCCTCGGCCAACAAAGTGGAGACCTAAAGTCCGACCACCCATCAAGTACTGGGTAGTAGGCAACCATGTTGGGGAGGACAAGTTTTAGAAAGAGATAAGTCAAtaaagaattaagaaatatctaggaagaaagctgctaccaccacattgaatgctctgcatcTAACCCcctggtcgcattaatgtggaagtgatacctgaacagtgactTTCAGCCTTATAGCTACCTACAAAGATTTTAGGAATgtgctaatgggacaagtatcaagatTATCAATCtgatctacacgtggagggctGAGATGAAAGAGGGAAAgggaatataaaaggaaaggacTCCATTACAGAAGGGGATGATTAGAAAAACCAGAAGAAAAATCACTGTGTAACCTAGAACTGGAATTTTTGTATAAgtctaagagaaatatataagaatagaCCTTCCTCGGACTTGATTGAGGAGCACTTTCTTTTTCAAACTGTTTGTTTTGTTCATCCTAATATTAACTAGCCTATTATGATCAACATCCTAACTCATTGAATGTTCAGTAACAGGCCCACTctttaacaaatttattattttgggctCATTAGGCCATTGTCTAAACTATTTAGGCTTTGGATGAAATcatgtccttacatatatatatatatatatatatataaaagatctAATTTGAATTGTGGTAtaaattttagtcatttttatataatttttcttagtattttttaatataaaaatattgatgaTGCCGTAAATATCACTAGTGAGCCACACGATCTTCACACGCTCATAACGATACTTGcacaataaaaagagaagacctaacagagagcatcGGTGTGGTGTCAGCCGAATACCCtctgaaggttaagttagaactattctcacaactctagagtgctagagaaggGTAAACTATGCGTACCTCGACTTGTAAAGatatttgggcttttataaTAGTAGAAGGTTGACATCTCTTCCAAGCTTGACATCTCTTCCTTGGTGTAGAAGTTTTTTTCTTATAAGAATCCTCTTGAATTgtcccaaacgtgatggacaaaACATTTTCTTATAGAGAAGATCTTCATTAATGCACATATCCTCCGGAATCCTCTTTGTGCTAGGATTCCATTTACCTTGGGATTTTATGGTGACTAAGTGTGTGTCGCAAGTATTTCTCATTATGGTTTCTAGCTGCCACGTGGGTGCTCGATCCGTCCTTGTTGCATCCATTTATGCAGGATCCGTCCATAATAGACCTTGCACAAGTTGGGCCCATCCTCTATCGACCCGCAGATGTGGAACCATCAAGCCCATTTCATGGAGATCTGTCAACCTAGATTTTTACCCTCttcaaatatgataaaatttgaacttattgacacattatatgataattattttttactatcAAGCTAAGACATTAATAggttccaaaaagaaaaaaataaaaaataggttCGTCTTTTTTGACTAGACAAGATTCAATCTCATGTTCTTTATTCAATAGCAAAAAACTCTATCAATTAAGTTAATTAGTTTCCATATCTTTAATATTATTTACATAGGGGACTTATATTATCaacaaaacttgattttcttgtaTTTGCTACTAAATATTTCCATATAACTAATATAAGTATGTTTAATCTTGAAAGTTTTGTagattcaaaattttggaactgAATAATATGGGAAAGGATCTCCACCCATTTAAATCTTTCAACTCCCTTCAATTTTAATtcaaatgtaatatatatgaCATTTAAATAATCCTACGGTCTTAAAACACTCAAGTAAAGtacacaaaatcaaataaacaccACGTGTCGAACATCTTacaaaaaaatggaagaaattaGAGGATTTTAATCCATATGTTAGTTTGGAAAGCCTGCTACTAAGCATTGCGCTGTAGCTCTCATATGTAGCTCTACACTCCATATAAAATATGTAAAGGAAAGAATCATCCAAATTTTAGTTAATATTAGTAGTGAGATGactttaaaactaacaaaaaataaatttttattattctttgaGGAAAGACGCAATTTTCTATCTCTCATATTTTACATCCAATGCGATTTCCATGGCTTCATCGGTGACTCTAGGGGTTGACACGAACAAGATTTTATTGACTAATGGGgtagaaaagaaagatgaagaaaagattTCAGACATGATTTTATTCTAGATGGTCATGTGGCCTTATCGACATGAACATTGCAGCATACTGCAGAAGCCTTCTCTCACTGCTTCCATTTTCAGTGGCACAAGGAATCATTGGACCCCTGGTCCTCATCCTGTACCTGCGCCAACCTAATTGTATAATCACAGCAGCCCATGTTCGCCAATTAGATGAGTAATATCTCGCAGTTCGCTTGAGTCTCTCATTGCCAAATTTGTAGCGGAAATGATCAGTGATGTACCTAAGATGGGCAGAATCAAGGCTAAATGCTTCTGTTGATTCAATGCAACTAAATGTTGCTGATGAAGCTGGAAGGCGATCCATAAACGGGCGGCGAAGGCACCAAGAGAGAAGTTCATCACCTAAAAATCCTCCAGGTTCAAGTATACTTGTGGCCACCATGCCTTTGCTTAGGCTTTGACTACGTTTTACACGTCCACGAACAATGAACATTATCCTCAGTACAGGATCTCCTTCTCTGATTATCTGTATCATGGAAATATTTAGAAAGTCAAAGCATATTCATAGTAGTTTGTGATGTGGTAATGTTAAGATTCTAGCAGTATAATTGTGCACCTTCTCGTCTTTAGAGAAGACAAGAGGCTTAACCCGATCACAGATGTTGTCAAGAATAAGATCATCCAAGTTGTGGAAGAGTGGCACCTATCAAAATTGAAATCACATTAGTTTAAATCAGTCATAATTTCAGAGTCCTGTAATTTATTGGAGAAGGAATAGGATGATTGATTTCTTGGTCATAGAACTCCTTATGATAAGGACTTCTATATTAGATGTTGTTTCTAATCGAATGTGTTCCAAATCACATGCTCAATAATTTTACCTTCTTTACAAGGTCTAGGCAGAGATAGCGCTTAATGTCCCTTCGAAGACCTTCAGGAAGGTCTTTGATCATTTCCATCTCATCTTCTCCCCCCATAATTGCCCATCTTTGGCGTTCAAAATGGCGAACTCTTTGTCTTAGTCGAGAAGGCAACTGTCTCCGCCTCATCCACCATTCCATGTCTCGACATCTCAGCtgcatttttctcttctttgccATGACTGCATGCAAGAATACCTTCATAGCAGCAACAGGTCCTCATTGTTAGACCATGCTTTACCTCCAAATTTGCATGTTCAACAAATGATTAATTTAAGCATTgataacaattaataaaatgCGCACACCTGGATATTCCCTATCAACAACGTGAAGAGCATCAGGCCACTAAGTACAATAATTATGCTGAAAATGACTTCTAGCCAGTGACTTGTGGGCTCAAGATCATTGCCGAAAGTGCTGTAAATTGTAACAAGCATGTTTGAAAGAGGATCTTAAGATTGTCAAGGCATAATAAGTAAATGTAAATcctatcttaaaattttttactggGCCATACGGCATGGAATTTAAACATCCTCAATGGcataattttcttgaattccagTTTTTATCAAGTTTTAGCACCCTTCTAGGTAGATGATGGAGTTCTTGGATCTCAACATTTTAGAGTAGAATTTACATCATTGTCTAAGGCTTGAATTATTAAAGCTTGTCTAAACAGAGATTTTAAAGGCTCAAATTCTGATTTCTAGCCACAGCAGAGAAGAGACCATCAAAAAAGGCTTAAAACAACCTATCCTGAAATTTCATTGtactttcaaaatcaaatttaactAAAACTAATGTCAAAGATGCGAAGCCTAAAAAATCTTGCACCCGGAATGCCaatcaaaagataaaatcaCTCCAAGGCAAGTAGTATCGTTTTCAGAGAAGTGCCGTTAATTTCCAGGAGATACATTCACCTAAAAGTTGAATATGTCTTCAACTAATTATTTTGAAGACAAAATTATGAATCTTTATAATTTACCTGAGAGTCATTAAGCCCCAAAATATGGGATAAAGGATCttaacagaaactgagttactAGAAATGACTGGAAGAGCCCACTGGTAGATCCCATAATGGAATGGCCCATTAACATCTAAGCACAATGGCTTTCTGAGCATGGTTGTTGAGTTACCACCACATGGATTTCCAGCTGTGCCTGTAGGTACCAGAAACTGGTAACAAACCTCCTCGGAGCAAGACAATGAGAGATTGCACTTATCTCTTCTCTCACACTGTTGCTGGAGGCACGATGCTACACGTTGTATTGCAAGGACATACCAGCATCCTCCAGCAACCTGTTGACAGGAATCAGCACTCGTTATCAACAAGATCAAGATAGTCCCCAAATTGGTCTAAAGTGGAAGCTTAAGTTCTATACAAATACAATGGTAGATTAAAAAGTAGGCTTACATGAGAGGCAATGAAGTAGGCAATAAGATTGAGGCCAAAACCCCACCAAATGGTGCCAAAGATGTAACCTGTGACTTTTTGCATTCTTCTCATCAAATAAATGCTGTGATAGACCTTGGGGAGGTATTGGAACAAGAATATTAATAGAAGTATTGTCATTATCACTTTAATCTGCTCTTCTCTTATCAACCTCGGTACTACTAACCAAAATACTGCCTGCAAAAGAAACAAGAGAAATAGTATGATCAAAGAAACTACCAtagaaagtaataaaaataagaatagatgGGATGATTTGAGCAAACTAAGTAGCTAGTGTCCCCGCAATTTTGCCACTATAACATGTtgaatttaaaagagaaataaatcaATAACTTCAGTTTAACAGTGTGCTTTGGAACACATGTGGATCTCACATTTCATGAGAAGGTGGTTTCATAGAACCACTCCTTTGAAATACCTCCTCCATAGCGTAAACATCATTATTGCCTTATTGAAGTGATCCGTGAAGATGGAGGATTACATACACTAGGGAGAAAAGCCAAGTACTCAAAAAGCTATGGACACTAATTaacttttgcaaaaaaaaaaaaaaaaaaaacagtatttTAGAGAAACCCACTAAACCATATTTTGACTAACTTATTCCCTTGACATGATCTAAGGAATCGAGTATTTCATTCTAATCAacctttatctttatttaccAGGCCTGAATGCCAGGGCACACCTGAGGATTAGGAGCCTTGTATTCAGAATTTCAGATTATGTGTGGCTTAACCCATCAAtaacaccaaaaacacaattATAAGACAGATTATTTGTTTAAACCCACCCCCCTCCCACCCCcgcccccccaaaaaaaaaaaaagaatctttgacTCTTTGCACCTTTAGATGATACTATATATATGTAAGTAAAAATATGCACATGAGTTTTGTATtacaatttcaataaaattaagatAGATAATTGATGCCGATGGGACGTCGTCCCCTTAATAATGCTTTCTTTCACGAGACGCAATCCCCAGTTATTTGTGAGAAATTTATGTAGTGCCTAAAGAGAATATGCTTTAGTAAATAGATGTAATACACAGAAAGTGTATCCAAAAGAAGTTACCAAATCCactcttcaaaaaaaagaagttaccAAATCCAGccacaaaaacagaaaaagaaaaagaaaaattatttgtaaCAATGCATGGAAAGTCCTCACAAATTAAAATGATCATGATTTGACATTTAAAGGCTTAAGCTTCTTCTATTCAACAATAAAGCTATCTATTATTTTCACCATGATGGTTTTACTAAACAACTAATCAAAATCGTCATGAAAGCAAACAAAACAGTTTCTATCAAGTTAGCCATTAATTACGATGAAagatgccttttttttttttgctctagCTCTATATCAATTATTTcaccaaaaacaaaatggaaATATTCAAACTAACAAACATATGGACAGCTTCACACACAACCACACATCTCTGTTAGGCCACAAGACCATTTCTTTTTTGCACTATCGCTCTTGAATATTGTCCTTCATGGGGCCAGATCTCTATAGATAAAAACCAAAAGGCACAAAGCACAACCATTggtttgcttcttctttttttcaccaCGTTGTACTCGTGTCATTTTGGAATCctatatataattattgatgCCAAAACTCAGCAACTTCATCATAGCAAACAAGAAACAATTACCACTAgctatataaatttttttcacttttttttttttaaacaataattacCACAGTAGTATCAAGACTGGATAATAGTAAATTGTGTTAttatagtaatatatatatatatatatatttactgcTACAAGTAGAGAAGTAGTAATAATTAAAGAACAGTTACTGCACAGAACAACGGAAGTACACGTGCAGTATGTTTTTCCCTGTGACGGTTACTGCATACTGAAAAAGGGAGTGAACggtacacacacacaaacacacaccgAACCAACGCAGAAACGGGGGTTGGGTTGGGTGGCAGTTACGTAcgtaaaataaagaaattaattaaagagggtgaaagaaagaaattgataGGTGGGTACCTGAGGGACAGGGAGGATGACGAAGGCGTCGAACCAAAAGCCCTTGAGAGAGCGAACATAGTGAGAAGCTATGGCACGTGCGTCCCATACCAGTTTCCCGCATCCCACAACCAGCGACTCCCTCGACACGTACGCCACCCTAAACTGCAGCCACAGGTGGCAGAGGTGCACCGCGTCTACGCAAGTCCGGAGCACCGTCACTATGGCCGCCAATCCACCGTCCATGTACAGGCACGGTTCCCCACCTCTTCCTATCGACAGCGCGTAGAAGAACAGCGGGTCCACCGCCAACGCCATCCCCCGTGCCAGCAAGAACGCTCTGTTCCAACGTTGCACGCGCTTGCTCCTTGGGTCCAACACTCGGCCGAATGGTCCCGACGGTggccctcctcggctcgggttTCTGCTCCTGGTCTTTATGGGTGCTAGGTACGAACCCGCTCCGGCCTCCCACTCGGGTTGGTGGGCACGGTCGCAGCTCGTCGAGTGGAACACCGGTACGCCCACTTGGGTGCATGCGTAGCATTCCACGGAGTTCGAAATGGGGTTGTCCTCGTTCACATTATTAGCGTTGTTGCtcttgctgctgctgctgctgctgttgtcACTGTCACTGGTTGTGAAATTCTGGCGACCACGTAGTCCAAGACATCtgtaaatacattaaaaaaaacaagcaaacaaacaaataacgAGAATATATTATCAGAACCCATTGAAGAAAACATATATGTGACCAAATACTGAATGGTCTGTCAAGGATTCGTAACTGAATTCAAAACTTGTTGTATcatatctataaatatatagttcaaaaacatgcatttttttttttttttttgtatgatgaaattaaagagagagggtggagttaattaattagttaccTTGAGAGGGAAAAGTGGAAGTTGGGATAGGAAGGCATGGTGGAAAGAGTGGAACCATGGGCGAAGAAAgagtgtttgtgtgttttttgttgtttgtgcGTGTATGGGAACAAAGTGAGAGAGTGGTGGGGTGGGTATTAAAtattaagagaagagaaaaagtgagGTGTGGGGGACTAGATAGGTTTTGTTTTGGAAAGGATTTAAATAAAGAGCGAGTACTAGTACTGTTGTGTTGTGTGTTGTGTCAGTTAGcacatgaagaagaagaaggtaggTAGGAGAGTGGAGAGAGTTGTCCTGGAGTTTCTTATGAGCGTGAAGAGGTAAGCAAAGTAAGTAGTAACTAGCTATCTTCTCACGGAACGTGGTGGTGATGGTATTGGTGGGGTTCAATATTGTCCGGTGAGGCAGCTGGGTCCACTACCGTTCAAGTGATTACTGACCATTCGAGACAAACGCAAGTAGAGCAGAGTAGGACCACTCCCGCTCGGTAATATCACACTTCACAGCTCATCCTATTTTTTGATTTCTAGTTTGCATTTTCTCTAACCTCTCGACTGTGCCATAGATGAATTATATATGCATGCTTATGATTTTTTGTATGTTAAGTCCTAATCATTTATCACATCCTCTATGACTATCTTCTTCTAaacttttgttttctcttttttaatgaaaaatatcatTGGAATCTAGTTTAATTCAAAACCCCACTAGAATCCCTTTTGATTTTATGGTAAAATTATGCAGGTTGTTTCCGGGCTATTTCTCACTCtagttttgaaattgaaaaattctcTCCATTCATTAGGTGATAATTCATAAAACTATCTACATATAATTATAGTCATATAACCTATTTAGGATCCATTTgaatacagctgaaaactgaaaacactgtaacaaaataatttttaaatgtgtgaatagtatcgtgtgACTCATTtctaatgaaaaagttgctgaaaagtgaaatttgtggatcTCGTGAACAGTGTAAAGTGTGCACTGTTGACGGGAATAGTCAACAATCAcagcttgaaaaaaaaaaaacaaaaacaaataaacacagATGCAGATGTGGGAAGCGCAAaatgcgcttcccaaacgcacacttaatgagttatttgatgattttataaattttcaagctAGGGCtgaactttattttatttaattttgtttttaaaagatgTTTGATTGGAATTGCCTCAGCAAAGAGGACTTTACCAAGGCA is a genomic window of Quercus lobata isolate SW786 chromosome 2, ValleyOak3.0 Primary Assembly, whole genome shotgun sequence containing:
- the LOC115975570 gene encoding cyclic nucleotide-gated ion channel 2-like, which translates into the protein MPSYPNFHFSLSRCLGLRGRQNFTTSDSDNSSSSSSKSNNANNVNEDNPISNSVECYACTQVGVPVFHSTSCDRAHQPEWEAGAGSYLAPIKTRSRNPSRGGPPSGPFGRVLDPRSKRVQRWNRAFLLARGMALAVDPLFFYALSIGRGGEPCLYMDGGLAAIVTVLRTCVDAVHLCHLWLQFRVAYVSRESLVVGCGKLVWDARAIASHYVRSLKGFWFDAFVILPVPQAVFWLVVPRLIREEQIKVIMTILLLIFLFQYLPKVYHSIYLMRRMQKVTGYIFGTIWWGFGLNLIAYFIASHVAGGCWYVLAIQRVASCLQQQCERRDKCNLSLSCSEEVCYQFLVPTGTAGNPCGGNSTTMLRKPLCLDVNGPFHYGIYQWALPVISSNSVSVKILYPIFWGLMTLSTFGNDLEPTSHWLEVIFSIIIVLSGLMLFTLLIGNIQVFLHAVMAKKRKMQLRCRDMEWWMRRRQLPSRLRQRVRHFERQRWAIMGGEDEMEMIKDLPEGLRRDIKRYLCLDLVKKVPLFHNLDDLILDNICDRVKPLVFSKDEKIIREGDPVLRIMFIVRGRVKRSQSLSKGMVATSILEPGGFLGDELLSWCLRRPFMDRLPASSATFSCIESTEAFSLDSAHLRYITDHFRYKFGNERLKRTARYYSSNWRTWAAVIIQLGWRRYRMRTRGPMIPCATENGSSERRLLQYAAMFMSIRPHDHLE